The Cytobacillus sp. NJ13 sequence CCACAAAACGTTCATTTTTTAGAAAATTATTAAAAACAGCCCAAAATAGATTGGACTGTTTTGTATATTCTTATCTCCTTTTCTTACTTTCGCTCACTAAATACTCAATAATCCACTCAGGGCCTTTAGGATCACGGATGCTGAAAAAAGGAGTTTCCAAATCTGCAGTCTTGTGCTTAATCACTTTATCTTCCCAGCAGAAGAGTGCACAGATATTTGTCAGGTCCTCCATAAGGTGCAGATCTTCATCACTTCTGAGCAGGAGTGCTTTAGGAAATGAAGCCTTTTTATGACCTTCAATAAGCACGACGTCGGGCTGCAGCTGCAAGGCAATCCTGATCTGCTCCTCCAGGCTCCAGCTTTTCTTCTCAGCTTGTAAAAGCAGTCTGCCGCCACCTTCAACAAGTGAAGCGGCTGCTCCAGATTCAATATGAATGCTGGAATCCTTTCCTCCTGGGGTTTCGGGTTTGCCGCCATGTCCATGATGCTTAATGGTAACGACAGAAAGGCCCTTATCTTTTAATCCAGAGATTAATTTATTTACCAATGTTGTTTTTCCGCTGTTTTGATAGCCGGATACCTGAAAAATAACAGGTTCCTTTACCATGGCCATTTGCTTCCTTCATGATCCTCAAGCAATAGCACTTCAACAATGTCGCCATTGCCATAGCCTCTAGTTCCGCCTGGCAGGATCATAAGCGAATTCGCTCCTGCGAGACTCATCACAATGTTTGATTTATCCACTCCGCTTGGCGCAGCAACCAGTCTGCCTCCTGAATAATTCACAGCCGTCCGGACAAATCGTGTAAAAGGGTTTG is a genomic window containing:
- the mobB gene encoding molybdopterin-guanine dinucleotide biosynthesis protein B, which encodes MAMVKEPVIFQVSGYQNSGKTTLVNKLISGLKDKGLSVVTIKHHGHGGKPETPGGKDSSIHIESGAAASLVEGGGRLLLQAEKKSWSLEEQIRIALQLQPDVVLIEGHKKASFPKALLLRSDEDLHLMEDLTNICALFCWEDKVIKHKTADLETPFFSIRDPKGPEWIIEYLVSESKKRR